One genomic segment of Pandoraea thiooxydans includes these proteins:
- the hutG gene encoding N-formylglutamate deformylase: MKTPTFSLRRGRVPMLVSMPHVGTVIPSALAADMTPVAARVDDTDWHLERLYDFLESLGVSILVPSHSRYVIDLNRPPDNVNLYPGQDTTGLCPIDTFDKEPLYAPGRAPDEAAIFQRVATYWQPYHTALQEELARIHAQHGRALLWDAHSIRSQVPRFFDGRLPDFNFGTAGGASCGPGLGERLRDIVATHGVYSTVLNDRFKGGYITRQYGRPAQHIHAVQLELSQITYMQETLPYGFDETRAAAVRPVLHALVEAMLAWPG; the protein is encoded by the coding sequence ATGAAAACCCCAACCTTCAGCCTGCGGCGCGGCCGCGTTCCGATGCTGGTCTCGATGCCGCATGTGGGCACCGTGATTCCGTCCGCGCTGGCCGCCGACATGACGCCGGTCGCCGCCCGCGTCGACGACACCGACTGGCATCTCGAACGGCTCTACGATTTCCTCGAAAGTCTCGGCGTTTCGATTCTGGTGCCGTCTCATTCGCGCTACGTGATCGACCTGAACCGTCCGCCCGACAACGTCAACCTCTACCCGGGCCAGGACACCACCGGGCTGTGTCCGATCGACACCTTCGACAAGGAGCCGCTGTATGCGCCGGGCCGCGCGCCCGACGAGGCAGCCATCTTCCAGCGCGTGGCGACCTACTGGCAGCCTTATCACACGGCGCTGCAGGAAGAGTTGGCGCGGATCCATGCGCAGCATGGCCGCGCCTTGCTGTGGGATGCGCATTCGATCCGCTCGCAAGTGCCGCGCTTTTTCGATGGGCGGCTGCCGGATTTCAATTTCGGCACTGCCGGCGGCGCGAGCTGCGGGCCTGGGCTGGGCGAGCGGCTGCGCGATATCGTCGCCACCCATGGCGTGTATTCGACCGTGCTCAACGATCGCTTCAAGGGCGGCTATATCACGCGTCAGTACGGCCGGCCGGCGCAGCACATCCACGCCGTGCAGCTCGAACTGTCGCAAATCACTTATATGCAGGAAACGCTGCCCTATGGGTTCGACGAGACCCGCGCGGCAGCCGTGCGACCGGTGCTGCATGCACTGGTGGAGGCCATGCTTGCCTGGCCGGGTTGA
- a CDS encoding cytochrome b encodes MSSTHKYDSVARALHWLVLILLVAQYAVAWTMPDIRKDTLPVGLVAWHLSLGTALLAAMVLRLVWRIGHPAPPATDVSPLLHGLSRLTHAALYLLLFIVPVMGWINASARGYAVKLFGNITLPALSSTGSALGHEMGDIHQYAAYGLLALIGLHVAAALYHHFVRRDSTLRRMLPNV; translated from the coding sequence ATGTCGTCGACGCACAAATACGATTCTGTCGCCAGAGCGTTGCACTGGCTGGTGCTGATTCTGCTGGTGGCCCAGTATGCGGTCGCCTGGACCATGCCCGATATTCGCAAGGACACCTTGCCGGTCGGCCTGGTTGCCTGGCATCTGTCGCTGGGCACCGCCTTGCTCGCCGCGATGGTTCTGCGGCTGGTCTGGCGCATCGGCCACCCGGCGCCGCCCGCCACGGATGTATCGCCGCTGTTGCATGGGCTTTCCCGTCTCACGCATGCGGCACTGTATCTGTTGCTGTTCATCGTGCCGGTGATGGGCTGGATCAACGCGTCGGCGCGTGGCTACGCGGTCAAGCTGTTCGGCAACATCACGCTGCCGGCGCTGTCTTCCACCGGCTCGGCGCTCGGCCACGAGATGGGCGACATCCACCAATACGCGGCCTATGGCCTGCTCGCCCTGATCGGCTTGCATGTGGCCGCTGCGCTGTATCACCACTTCGTGCGGCGTGACAGCACACTGCGGCGCATGCTGCCGAACGTCTGA
- a CDS encoding MFS transporter: MFISPARSQDDAIYRKIAWRIVPFLFVCYVVNFIDRVNIGFAKLQFLHDLHLNDAVFGVAAGMFFIGYVLFELPSNLLLARIGVRKTLLRIMVSWGVITVLLMFVKNAPMLYVLRFLLGAAEAGFFPGIILYLTYWFPDNRRGRITSLFIVAVPLAGVIGGPVSGAIMGHLHDALGLRGWQWLFIAEGVPAIVLGLLAMFLLTDRPHDAKWLDGAETARVLAALEADARRRSEQGAVPAKLIDVLRNPRIYLLSLIYVAIFMGLNAVGFWIPTILRQVGVQQVGNIGWLSGAISIFTAIGMVLIGRSSDRRMERRWHVAGCGLATAASFLLLPLAAHSVALTTVLLVVASACIYSVLSIFWTIPTAYLEGGAAAGGIATITAIGALGGAVSPALVGTLKAHTGSVYPGLAVVAALLAAAMAALLCFVPAPRRSAAAQVGQAV; the protein is encoded by the coding sequence ATGTTCATCTCGCCCGCCCGCTCGCAAGACGACGCGATCTATCGCAAGATCGCCTGGCGCATCGTGCCATTTCTGTTCGTCTGCTACGTCGTCAACTTTATCGATCGCGTCAATATCGGTTTCGCCAAGTTGCAATTCCTGCACGACCTGCATCTGAACGATGCGGTGTTCGGCGTGGCCGCCGGCATGTTCTTCATCGGCTACGTGCTGTTCGAGCTGCCCAGCAATCTGCTGCTGGCGCGCATCGGGGTGCGCAAGACGCTGCTGCGCATCATGGTTTCGTGGGGTGTCATCACGGTCTTGCTGATGTTCGTGAAAAACGCGCCGATGCTCTACGTGCTGCGGTTTTTGCTCGGCGCGGCCGAGGCGGGCTTTTTCCCCGGCATCATCCTGTATCTGACCTACTGGTTCCCGGACAACCGACGCGGCCGCATCACCAGCCTGTTTATCGTCGCGGTGCCGTTGGCGGGCGTCATCGGCGGGCCCGTCTCGGGGGCGATCATGGGCCATTTGCACGACGCGCTCGGCTTGCGCGGCTGGCAATGGCTGTTTATCGCCGAAGGCGTGCCGGCCATCGTGCTCGGCCTGCTGGCGATGTTCCTGCTCACCGATCGTCCGCACGACGCGAAGTGGCTCGACGGTGCCGAGACGGCGCGCGTGCTCGCCGCGCTCGAAGCCGACGCCAGGCGCCGCAGCGAGCAAGGCGCGGTGCCGGCGAAGCTGATCGACGTGCTGCGCAACCCGCGCATTTATCTGCTGTCGTTGATTTACGTAGCGATTTTCATGGGCCTGAACGCGGTGGGATTCTGGATTCCGACGATCCTGCGCCAGGTCGGCGTGCAGCAGGTCGGTAATATCGGCTGGTTAAGCGGCGCGATTTCGATTTTCACGGCCATCGGCATGGTGCTGATCGGCCGCAGTTCCGATCGTCGGATGGAGCGTCGCTGGCATGTCGCCGGTTGCGGTCTGGCAACCGCCGCGAGCTTCCTGCTGCTGCCGCTGGCAGCGCACAGCGTCGCGCTGACGACGGTGCTGCTGGTCGTCGCGTCGGCCTGCATCTATTCGGTGCTGAGTATTTTCTGGACCATTCCGACCGCCTACCTCGAGGGCGGCGCGGCGGCCGGCGGGATTGCCACCATCACCGCGATCGGCGCCCTGGGCGGCGCGGTCAGCCCGGCGCTGGTCGGCACCCTCAAGGCGCATACCGGCAGCGTCTATCCAGGCCTGGCGGTTGTCGCGGCGCTGCTTGCCGCGGCAATGGCTGCCCTGCTTTGCTTTGTGCCAGCGCCACGGCGCTCGGCCGCGGCGCAGGTCGGACAAGCCGTCTGA
- a CDS encoding sulfatase-like hydrolase/transferase: MAATRNVLFIMCDQLRRDHLGCYGHPYLRTRNIDALAARGVRFDNAFVTSGVCGPSRMSYYTGRTMSSHGANWNRVPLSLGEITLGEYLQRHGRTLALAGKTHVLTDIGGFERLEIARNSALGQRLSSGSFVELDRYDGHHEPGNESGYPAFLRQNGYVSDRPWSDFVISVEDDAGEIHSGWKMRNVRWPSRVAEPHSETAYMTDQAIRYIEQQGDEPWALHLSYVKPHWPYVAPRPYHDMYALDQCLPLARRASELENAHPVLAAYRTQEECINFSREEVSNTVRPVYQGLIQQIDDHLGRLWETLERLDRWRDTLIIFTADHGDFLGDHWLGEKEQFYDTVQRVPMIVHDPSPQADATRGTTETRFMSGIDVVPTVLGALGLPGYEERIEGVSVLPLTRGEAVTDWRDCVVSELDYSFRGARLALGRRPDECRGWMVRDARWKYVHWLGYRPQLFDLSADPGEFVDLGADPAHEAVRVRMHGKLADWYGTLKRRVTIDHPSVESKTNTHKQWGVFFGEW; this comes from the coding sequence ATGGCAGCGACGCGAAACGTTCTGTTCATCATGTGCGACCAATTGCGCCGGGATCACCTCGGCTGCTACGGTCATCCCTATTTGCGCACCCGCAACATCGACGCGCTGGCCGCGCGCGGCGTGCGCTTCGACAATGCGTTCGTCACCTCGGGGGTATGCGGCCCCTCGCGCATGTCGTACTACACCGGCCGCACCATGAGCAGCCATGGCGCGAACTGGAACCGGGTGCCGCTGTCGCTCGGCGAGATCACGCTGGGAGAATATCTGCAGCGGCACGGCCGCACGCTGGCGCTGGCCGGCAAGACCCACGTGCTGACCGACATCGGTGGTTTTGAACGACTCGAGATAGCCCGCAACAGCGCGCTTGGGCAGCGACTGTCGAGCGGCTCGTTCGTGGAGCTTGACCGCTACGACGGTCACCATGAGCCGGGCAATGAAAGCGGCTATCCGGCTTTCCTCAGGCAAAACGGCTACGTCAGCGACAGGCCATGGAGCGACTTCGTCATCAGCGTCGAGGACGACGCCGGCGAGATCCACTCCGGCTGGAAGATGCGCAACGTGCGGTGGCCCTCGCGCGTGGCCGAGCCGCACTCCGAGACCGCCTACATGACCGACCAGGCGATCCGTTACATCGAGCAACAGGGCGACGAGCCCTGGGCGCTGCACCTGTCCTACGTGAAGCCGCACTGGCCCTACGTGGCGCCCCGCCCCTACCATGACATGTATGCGCTCGACCAATGCCTGCCGCTGGCGCGGCGCGCCTCGGAGCTTGAGAACGCCCACCCGGTGCTGGCCGCGTACCGAACGCAGGAGGAATGCATCAATTTCTCTCGCGAAGAAGTATCGAACACGGTGCGGCCGGTATATCAGGGCCTGATCCAGCAGATCGACGACCATCTCGGCCGGCTTTGGGAGACGCTCGAGCGGCTCGACCGCTGGCGGGACACGCTGATTATCTTTACCGCCGATCATGGCGATTTCCTGGGCGACCATTGGCTGGGCGAAAAGGAGCAGTTCTACGACACCGTGCAGCGCGTGCCGATGATCGTTCACGACCCGTCACCTCAGGCAGACGCCACGCGCGGCACCACCGAGACGCGTTTCATGTCGGGCATCGACGTAGTTCCGACCGTGCTCGGCGCGCTCGGCCTGCCCGGCTACGAGGAGCGTATCGAAGGCGTCTCGGTGCTGCCGCTCACGCGCGGCGAGGCGGTCACGGACTGGCGCGACTGCGTGGTGTCGGAGCTCGACTACAGCTTTCGCGGCGCGCGTCTGGCGCTGGGCCGCAGGCCCGACGAGTGCCGGGGCTGGATGGTGCGCGACGCGCGCTGGAAATATGTGCACTGGCTGGGGTACCGTCCGCAACTGTTCGATCTGAGCGCCGACCCCGGCGAATTCGTCGACCTCGGTGCCGATCCCGCCCATGAGGCCGTGCGCGTGCGCATGCACGGCAAGCTGGCCGACTGGTACGGCACGCTGAAACGGCGCGTGACCATCGACCATCCGAGCGTGGAGAGCAAAACCAATACGCACAAGCAGTGGGGGGTGTTTTTTGGCGAGTGGTAG
- a CDS encoding MarR family winged helix-turn-helix transcriptional regulator, translated as MKPLPFLPTIMPRRSPSPSAPAAPLLKNPEHIEDFLLYRMHNLTRLAVRGVGLMFQREVGISRRDWRILAFVGKTPQVSLSDLAALAKLDMVVTSRCVATLVEAGLIAKVRLSANKRITALTLTEAGRDAYERARLGGQRYNREFTACLSDQEAELFERLLVKLERQARTLTQREIEKSGGAPGDGSN; from the coding sequence TTGAAACCGCTCCCGTTCCTGCCCACCATCATGCCGCGTCGATCGCCGTCCCCGTCAGCGCCTGCCGCGCCGCTGCTGAAAAATCCCGAGCATATCGAAGACTTTCTGCTGTACCGGATGCATAACCTGACACGTCTGGCGGTGCGCGGCGTCGGGCTGATGTTCCAGCGCGAGGTCGGCATCAGCCGGCGCGACTGGCGGATACTGGCCTTCGTCGGCAAGACGCCGCAAGTGAGCCTGAGCGACCTCGCTGCGTTGGCCAAGCTCGACATGGTGGTGACCAGCCGCTGCGTGGCGACGCTGGTCGAAGCCGGGTTGATCGCCAAGGTCCGCCTGAGTGCCAACAAGCGCATCACGGCGCTGACCCTGACCGAAGCGGGGCGCGACGCCTACGAACGCGCACGCCTTGGGGGACAGCGATACAACCGGGAATTCACCGCATGCCTGAGCGACCAGGAGGCGGAGTTGTTCGAGCGACTGCTGGTAAAGCTCGAGCGGCAGGCCAGGACATTGACACAGCGCGAGATCGAAAAAAGCGGCGGTGCGCCGGGCGACGGCAGCAATTAG
- a CDS encoding fumarylacetoacetate hydrolase family protein has translation MRQARIAVGATPPRQVGVAAGSLLPFDAHGTYAEGTFTWLPPVTGTVYATLLNFRGALHALGESVHAAPYLAPPNAPILYLKPVNTHAGHGAAVALPPGEDALRVGASLAIVFGRQATRVDARDALDYVAGYTVAADISVPHDSYYRPAVRQQCRDGYCPLGPWIVAAADVPNPDALAITVRVNGQIRQQNHTSNLIRPVAQLIAEVTAFMSLRAGDVLLVGAPEGAPLAHAGDRIEIDIEGVGVLAHSVVAAAQGDE, from the coding sequence ATGCGACAAGCCCGGATAGCCGTGGGAGCGACTCCGCCGAGGCAAGTCGGCGTGGCGGCCGGCTCGCTGCTGCCGTTCGACGCGCACGGCACCTACGCCGAGGGCACCTTCACGTGGCTGCCGCCAGTGACCGGCACCGTGTACGCAACGCTGCTGAACTTTCGTGGCGCTCTCCACGCGCTGGGCGAGAGCGTGCACGCCGCGCCGTATCTGGCGCCGCCCAACGCCCCCATTCTTTATTTGAAGCCGGTCAATACGCACGCCGGGCATGGTGCCGCCGTCGCGCTGCCGCCCGGCGAAGATGCGCTGCGGGTCGGCGCGTCGCTGGCGATCGTGTTCGGGCGCCAGGCCACGCGTGTCGACGCGCGCGATGCGCTCGACTACGTTGCCGGGTACACCGTGGCGGCCGACATCAGCGTGCCGCACGACAGCTATTATCGTCCGGCGGTGCGGCAGCAATGCCGCGACGGCTATTGCCCGCTCGGGCCATGGATCGTCGCCGCGGCCGACGTGCCGAATCCGGATGCGCTGGCCATCACGGTAAGGGTCAACGGCCAGATACGCCAGCAAAACCACACATCGAACCTGATCCGGCCGGTGGCGCAACTGATCGCCGAGGTCACCGCCTTCATGTCGTTGCGGGCCGGCGACGTACTGCTGGTGGGCGCGCCCGAGGGTGCACCGCTGGCGCACGCGGGAGATCGCATCGAGATCGATATCGAAGGCGTCGGGGTGCTCGCGCACAGCGTCGTGGCTGCCGCACAAGGAGACGAGTAA
- a CDS encoding fumarylacetoacetate hydrolase family protein — protein MKTARVAYDGLIHLAHPAQAGSLRLADGRQVAETEVTWLPPIEPRTTFALGLNYADHAKELAFKAPEEPLVFLKGPGTFIGHRARTVRPDGVKYMHYECELAVVIGKTARGVRARDAYEYVRGYTVANDYAIRDYLENYYRPNLRVKNRDTCTPLGPWLTDRDDIADPMNLTLRTTVNGKLTQEGSTRDMIFSIPWLIEYFSGFMTLDAGDMILTGTPQGLADTRPGDEIVTEIEGVGRLVNTIVAEHDYYGAR, from the coding sequence ATGAAGACCGCACGCGTGGCCTATGACGGCCTGATCCATCTGGCCCATCCTGCGCAGGCCGGCTCGCTGCGCCTGGCGGACGGCCGCCAGGTCGCCGAGACCGAGGTGACCTGGTTGCCGCCGATCGAGCCGCGCACCACCTTCGCGCTCGGGCTGAACTATGCGGATCACGCAAAGGAGCTCGCCTTCAAGGCGCCAGAGGAGCCTCTGGTGTTCCTAAAGGGTCCCGGGACATTCATCGGACACCGCGCTCGCACCGTGCGCCCCGACGGCGTGAAGTACATGCATTACGAATGCGAACTGGCGGTGGTGATCGGAAAAACCGCGCGCGGCGTCAGGGCGCGCGACGCCTACGAGTACGTGCGCGGCTATACGGTGGCCAACGACTATGCGATTCGTGACTATCTAGAAAACTATTACCGGCCGAACCTGCGAGTGAAAAATCGCGACACCTGCACACCGCTCGGGCCCTGGCTGACCGATCGCGACGACATCGCCGACCCGATGAATCTGACGCTGCGCACCACGGTCAACGGCAAGCTCACGCAAGAGGGCTCGACACGCGACATGATTTTCAGCATTCCGTGGCTGATCGAATATTTCAGCGGCTTCATGACACTCGATGCCGGCGACATGATTCTGACCGGCACGCCCCAGGGCCTCGCGGACACCCGGCCCGGTGACGAAATCGTCACCGAAATCGAGGGCGTCGGGCGCCTGGTGAATACCATCGTCGCCGAACACGACTATTACGGCGCACGCTGA
- the hpaE gene encoding 5-carboxymethyl-2-hydroxymuconate semialdehyde dehydrogenase: protein MIKHWINGKQVDSRETFITLNPATGEEIAAVAAGGEAEVEAAVAAAKAAFPGWANTPAKERARIMRRLGELIQENVPRLAALETQDTGLPISQTARQLIPRASENFNFFAEVCVQMNGRTYPVDDAMLNYTLYQPVGVCALISPWNVPFMTATWKVAPCLALGNTAVLKMSELSPLTADQLGLLALEAGVPPGVLNVVQGFGATAGDALVRHPDVRAVSFTGGTATGQRIIERAGLKKFSMELGGKSPVLIFDDADLERALDAALFTIFSINGERCTAGSRIFVQETVYDDFVRRFAERADRLTVGDPTDERTHVGAMITRQHWDKVTGYIRLGEQEGASIVAGGPERPAGLPAHLQNGNFVRPTVLANVENRMRVAQEEIFGPVACLIPFKDEADGLAQANDVKYGLASYVWTQDVGKVHRLARGIEAGMVFVNSQNVRDLRQPFGGVKASGTGREGGEYSFEVFAEIKNVCISMGSHPIPKWGV, encoded by the coding sequence ATGATCAAGCATTGGATCAACGGCAAGCAGGTCGACAGCCGCGAGACGTTCATCACGCTCAACCCCGCGACCGGCGAGGAAATCGCCGCGGTCGCCGCGGGCGGCGAAGCCGAAGTCGAGGCGGCGGTGGCCGCGGCCAAGGCAGCGTTCCCCGGGTGGGCCAATACGCCGGCCAAGGAGCGAGCGCGCATCATGCGCCGGCTGGGCGAGCTGATCCAGGAGAATGTGCCGCGCCTGGCCGCGCTGGAGACCCAGGATACCGGTCTGCCGATCTCGCAGACCGCCAGGCAGCTGATTCCACGCGCCTCGGAAAATTTCAATTTCTTCGCCGAAGTTTGCGTGCAGATGAACGGCCGCACCTACCCGGTCGACGACGCCATGCTCAATTACACCCTCTATCAGCCGGTGGGCGTGTGTGCGCTGATCTCGCCCTGGAACGTGCCGTTCATGACAGCCACCTGGAAAGTCGCGCCGTGCCTGGCACTGGGCAATACCGCTGTATTGAAGATGTCGGAGCTCTCGCCGCTCACCGCCGATCAGCTCGGCCTGCTGGCGCTCGAGGCCGGCGTGCCGCCCGGTGTGCTGAACGTGGTACAGGGCTTTGGCGCCACCGCCGGCGACGCGCTGGTGCGGCATCCGGACGTGCGCGCGGTGTCGTTTACCGGGGGCACCGCCACCGGTCAGCGCATTATCGAACGGGCCGGCCTGAAGAAATTTTCGATGGAGCTCGGCGGCAAGTCGCCGGTGCTGATTTTCGACGATGCCGACCTCGAGCGGGCGCTCGATGCGGCCCTGTTCACGATCTTCTCGATCAACGGCGAGCGCTGCACCGCCGGGTCGCGCATCTTCGTGCAGGAAACCGTCTACGACGATTTCGTGCGCCGCTTCGCCGAGCGCGCCGACCGCCTGACGGTGGGCGATCCGACCGACGAGCGGACTCACGTAGGCGCCATGATCACACGCCAGCACTGGGACAAGGTCACCGGCTACATCCGCCTGGGCGAGCAGGAGGGCGCCTCGATCGTGGCCGGCGGCCCCGAGCGGCCGGCCGGCCTGCCCGCGCATCTGCAGAACGGCAATTTCGTGCGGCCCACGGTGCTTGCCAACGTCGAGAACCGCATGCGGGTGGCGCAGGAGGAAATCTTCGGCCCGGTCGCGTGCCTGATCCCGTTCAAGGACGAAGCCGACGGTCTGGCGCAAGCCAACGACGTCAAATATGGGTTGGCTTCGTACGTATGGACCCAGGACGTCGGCAAGGTCCATCGCCTGGCACGCGGCATCGAGGCCGGCATGGTGTTCGTCAACAGCCAGAATGTGCGCGACTTGCGCCAGCCGTTCGGCGGCGTCAAGGCATCGGGTACCGGCCGCGAAGGGGGAGAATACAGCTTCGAGGTATTCGCCGAAATCAAGAATGTGTGCATTTCGATGGGCAGCCATCCGATTCCCAAGTGGGGCGTTTGA
- the hpaD gene encoding 3,4-dihydroxyphenylacetate 2,3-dioxygenase, which yields MGKLSLAAKVTHVPSMYLSELPGKHHGCREAAIAGHREIGRRCRELGVDTIVVADVHWLVNAGYHVNCNSRFKGTYTSNELPHFIKDMAYEYPGNPALGRLIAQTASARGVFTRAHEIDSLELEYGTLVPMRYMNGDQHFKVVSIAGWCAWHQLDESRRFGAALKEAIEQSDANVAFLASGSLSHRFNDNNSPEEAIHEISREFFRQVDLRVVELWKQGDWATFCKMLPEYNEHCIGEGGMHDTAMLLGLLGWDAYDKPVEIVTDYFASSGTGQINAIFPVS from the coding sequence ATGGGTAAATTGTCGCTGGCGGCCAAAGTCACGCACGTGCCGTCGATGTATCTGTCCGAGCTGCCCGGCAAGCATCATGGCTGCCGCGAGGCAGCCATCGCCGGGCACCGCGAGATCGGCCGGCGTTGCCGTGAGCTTGGCGTCGACACGATCGTGGTGGCGGACGTGCACTGGCTGGTCAACGCGGGTTATCACGTCAATTGCAACAGCCGCTTCAAAGGCACATACACCAGCAACGAGCTGCCGCATTTCATCAAGGACATGGCCTACGAGTATCCGGGCAACCCGGCACTCGGTCGGCTCATCGCGCAGACCGCGAGCGCGCGGGGAGTATTCACGCGCGCGCATGAGATCGACAGCCTCGAGCTCGAATACGGCACGCTCGTGCCGATGCGCTATATGAACGGCGACCAGCATTTCAAGGTGGTGTCGATCGCCGGCTGGTGCGCATGGCACCAGCTCGACGAGAGCCGCCGGTTTGGCGCCGCGCTCAAGGAGGCGATCGAGCAAAGCGATGCCAACGTGGCGTTTCTCGCCAGCGGCTCGCTGTCGCACCGCTTCAACGACAACAACAGCCCGGAAGAGGCGATTCACGAGATCAGCCGCGAGTTCTTCCGCCAGGTCGACCTGCGCGTGGTCGAACTGTGGAAGCAGGGCGATTGGGCCACCTTCTGCAAAATGCTGCCCGAATACAACGAGCATTGCATCGGCGAAGGCGGCATGCACGACACGGCGATGCTGCTGGGGCTGCTCGGCTGGGACGCCTACGACAAGCCGGTGGAAATCGTCACCGATTACTTCGCCAGCTCGGGCACCGGACAGATCAATGCGATCTTCCCGGTGTCCTGA
- a CDS encoding 5-carboxymethyl-2-hydroxymuconate Delta-isomerase produces the protein MPHVIVEYTDNIRGEAHVPALLKTINETLIAQGDVFPIGGIRSRAIELHDYRMADGDPGADYAFVHVTLKIAGGRDEAVKKRACDALFDAIKQHFAALYARRYLALSLELVEFSEGGSYKHNNVHSRFRKD, from the coding sequence ATGCCCCACGTCATCGTCGAATACACCGACAACATCCGCGGCGAGGCCCACGTGCCGGCGCTGCTCAAGACCATCAACGAGACCCTGATCGCGCAAGGCGACGTGTTTCCGATCGGCGGCATACGCTCGCGCGCGATCGAACTGCACGACTACCGCATGGCCGATGGCGACCCCGGGGCCGACTATGCGTTCGTGCACGTCACGCTCAAGATCGCCGGCGGGCGCGACGAAGCGGTCAAGAAACGGGCCTGCGACGCGCTGTTCGACGCCATCAAGCAGCATTTTGCGGCGCTGTATGCGCGGCGCTACCTGGCGTTGTCTCTCGAGCTGGTGGAGTTCAGCGAAGGCGGCAGCTATAAGCACAACAATGTGCATTCACGCTTCAGGAAGGATTGA
- the hpaH gene encoding 2-oxo-hept-4-ene-1,7-dioate hydratase, producing MLSRDTIEQIAARLHEAEQKRVQIRQISLDYPEITIEDAYAIQHAWVSMKLAVGRTVKGHKIGLTSRAMQMSSQIDEPDYGTLLDDMFFAEGGDVPAARFIVPRVEVELAFVLGKPLAGPNCTLFDVYDALDYVIPALEIIDARSQSIDPDTRRPRKVFDTISDNAANAGVVLGGRPIKPFDVDLRWVCAILSRNGVIEETGVAAGVLNHPANGVVWLANRLARFDVSLAAGEVVLSGSFTRPVLARAGDTFHADYGPMGSIACHFA from the coding sequence ATGCTTAGCCGAGACACCATCGAGCAGATCGCCGCGCGCCTGCACGAGGCCGAGCAAAAGCGCGTGCAGATCCGTCAGATTTCGCTCGATTATCCCGAGATCACGATCGAGGACGCCTACGCGATTCAGCATGCGTGGGTATCGATGAAGCTGGCCGTGGGGCGCACCGTCAAGGGGCACAAGATCGGCCTGACCTCGCGCGCGATGCAGATGTCCTCGCAGATCGACGAGCCCGATTACGGCACCCTGCTCGACGATATGTTCTTTGCCGAAGGCGGCGACGTGCCGGCCGCGCGCTTCATCGTGCCGCGCGTCGAGGTGGAGCTGGCGTTCGTGCTGGGCAAGCCGCTCGCGGGCCCGAATTGCACGCTGTTCGATGTCTATGACGCGCTCGACTATGTGATTCCGGCGCTGGAGATCATCGATGCGCGCAGCCAATCGATCGATCCCGACACGCGGCGCCCACGCAAGGTCTTCGATACGATCTCGGACAATGCAGCCAATGCCGGCGTGGTGTTGGGCGGGCGGCCGATCAAGCCGTTCGATGTCGATCTGCGCTGGGTCTGCGCAATCCTGTCGCGCAACGGCGTGATCGAGGAAACCGGCGTGGCCGCGGGTGTCCTGAATCATCCTGCCAACGGGGTCGTGTGGTTGGCCAACCGGCTCGCGCGGTTCGACGTCTCACTTGCTGCCGGCGAGGTCGTCCTGAGCGGTTCGTTCACCCGGCCGGTGCTGGCGCGCGCCGGCGATACGTTCCACGCCGATTATGGTCCGATGGGCTCGATTGCCTGTCATTTCGCTTGA